From the Paraflavitalea soli genome, the window GCAGTATGCAGGCGCTTTAGTATCAGCTGGCAAATATCAGCCGCTGCCGCCTCCAGGTCATACAACAGGGCTTCATTGATGCGCTTGCCTCTACCAGGCAACTCTAGGGGGATGAACTCAAAGTCGGGCCAGAAGCGCCGCATGAATTCAAAGGAGTAACCGTTGCCTCCTGCAAAGTGCAATAAGAAAAGCTGGGGTTTCATCATCAGGATAGTATATAAACGGGTTTTTCCTGGCCAGCGATCACCGTATGCAAACTGCCGGTATCCATTTTGTATAATTTGTCTGCTGCTGCATAATAAGTATCATCATGGGTGATAGCGATCATCGAAAATCCTTCCTGCCTTATATAGGGGATGATCTCTGTGTAGAACTTTCGTTTGAACGGAGGGTCCTGGTCGGCTGCAAATTCGTCCAGCACCAGGATGGGCTTCTTTTCCAGCATGGCTGCAATAAGGGCAAGGCGTTTTCTTTGGCCAGCCGACAGGTGCACTGTAGAGAACTTATCTTTTTGTACGGATACTTTTCTTTCCAACTCGAATACCCTGATGTATTCCTGTGCTTTCTCCACATCAACTACAGGAATCCCGTAAAACTCATCAAACAAATGGTAGTCATTAAATACAGGAGCAAACAATCGTTGGTAATCAATCCACCGGTCCTTTTCCACCCGGTCGCCGTTTACGTATACGATGCCTTCATCGGCCCGGAACAAACCAACCAGGATATTGAGGAAGGTGGTTTTGCCACTACCGTTGCCGCCACTGATGAATGCCACCTCACCGCGTGACAGGGACAGGCCAACAGGCCCAATGGCAAAAGGCCTGTCGCCTTCCTCCTCTTCCTGCCGGTACTGATAGCAAATATTCTCCAGCCTCAGTTCCTCAAAAAAAGGATAAGGCCGGCCCTGGGCGTTGTCCGAATCAACAACATCCATCTGCGCTTCGATAACATTTATTCTTTTGAGCGAGGCATTGGCCTGCGTGATAGAAGGGATCATAAGCACCAATGTCTCAATGGGGCCAAAAACATAGAGGATCAGAAAAATGAAGTTCACCACTACCCTGTCCTGTATATTAAATACATTTCCCAGGAAAAGCAGCAACAGGCCTATAAATACATAGAATGACATGATACCGATGATCCGGTTATTCAGAAAAGTTACATGTGCCTTCCGGTAAAGGGCAGAAGCGCTGAGGATCGATCTCTTCACGTGCCTGTCTGCTATATCAAAGCCTTTTTGTTTTTCCAGGGTTATTTCTTTGAACCCGGAAAGTATCTCATTCAAGTACTTGATAAAAGTATCCTGGAAGGTCATGGCTTTAATAAACAGCTTTCTTGCCCGGCCTACGTAGAAGAAATAAATGGCCAGGGTGACTATCAATAAGACAAGCATACAAAGCAATAGTTGCCAGGCGATAATGCCCATATAGATAAAACAAATAAGTGCAATAGCACTATTGGTCAATATATCTACAATGGTCACAGAAGCGCCTACGATAATATCCGTATCCCTGGTGAGGGCTGTAAATATCTTTTCTTTGCTTTTCCATACATTCTGAAATGGAGACCTCAATACCATTTCCAGGACATTCATTCTCGTTTTAATAAGCAGGTTTTGGGTAAACCCGATAATGGCAATGGACACCAGCCACCTGCTTACCACAAAAAGCACCAGCGCCCCCAGAAAATAGATAAAATAGCTGCTGGCAGCCACTTTTGTACCGGTGAAATATTTATTAATGATCTGGTTGATCATATAGATGACCCCCATGCTTCCCACAGCTGCCAGCATACTTAAAAAGCTAAACAGCACGTAGTTCCGAAGATGGCCCTTGCGAATATTCATTATAATAAGTTTTTGTGATGATGTATAGCTGACATGGTAACGGGCCCACCCGGTGTATTGACAATGCACCTGATAATGTGTTCCATTTTTTCTGTATAGTAATTGGTGGCTGCCTGTGCAGGAGCACACCATCCTTTCCATTCCATATGGATGCCATCCTGGTATTCGCTACACTGGGCACCCCAATAGTATCTTCTTTCGCCAGTTCCGGCCTTCGTTTTCTTTATACTGGTGCCGGTTCCGGCAGGCATTCCCTGCCCCGACCTATCGGTGTAGTTAAACTCAGCATGGAGACAGGCATAAATGCTTTTTCCCGATTGGCGCCTGAATGAACTGTCAATTATTGCGAGCGGAATTTCCTGGTGTTGTCTTCCTTCAAGATATGCCTGCTGTGTATGACGTATTGCTTCTGCAAAACTGCTGTTGCTGTCGTGGGTAAATACCAGGGGTAATGTATTCACAAACTGGCCGATCGCTTCGCCTATAGCAAAACCCGGCAACGCTACGTCGCGGCCATTGACCACCACCCCCAACAGCAGCGCTTCCTGGCCGGGCCTTTCGCTGTGGTTGAATAACCTGAAAGCGGTCAAAAGAAAGCTACTCAGCAATATTTTTTGTTTTTTACAGTAGTCCAGTACCTGTTTGTACAGCGGACCACTGATCACCCATGAAGCTGTTATAAACTCCTGCAGCGCAGCAGACTGTTCAATTGCGTTTTGATGATTGTTTTGGGCTGCTATATGTCTGAGCTGCGATTCCCAATAAGTGAGCTTTTCCCTGGCTTCTCCCAACTGCAGGTAATCTTCCTGTACCTGTACATAATGCAGGTAATCGCTACGATGTTCAGAAGCAATATTATTCCCGGCATACCTGTTGAGCAGGTATTTTTTCAAGAGTGCATTAGAGTACCCGTCTGTTACAATGTGGTGAATGATGAGTAATACGTGCGCCCGGCCTTCTTTATGAAAGACACCGCATCTGATCACCTCCCCCTTATCAAGATCAAAGGGCTTGTTGATCATTGTTGTTCCGAGCGCTACTATGGCAGGGTCCTCCATACCCAGGGCTCCGCCTGTTATGATCTGCAAGGTATCCGGCCATTGACCTGGCGGCAGTACCTGCTGCAGCCAACCATTTTCTGCTTGGTAAATGCGCATCCTGAGCACGGGGATATCTGCAATCAGTTGTTTATAGGCCGCCGTAAAACGCTCCTGGTCGAAATGATCGATCTCAAAAGCAATAACATCCTGGGCATGGGCCACCGATCCATCCCTGGCATAGGATTGCTGATTATATGACAAAGGATATGCCTGCACCTTCCTGCCCGGTTGCCTTTCGCACAGGTCTTTGATCATCCCTTCCAGCCATTGCTGATAGGTTGATGCCAGCCTTTCCATTGTACCGGAACGGAATTGTTGTTTACTATACTGAATATTGAACCTGAGCGATCCGTTAACGATCAGGCCACTGATAGCCAGTATGCTATCCCTGCGATTACCTGTATCGACCTCACTACCTTTGTATTCGTTCACATAACTGAATACCTCTTCCCCGGTATCGCCGGATACCCCAGACCCAAAATCACCCAGGTAATTAAACATGATCGAAGGATCGGGCATCAAACGTAATTCCTCCACAGCCGGTTCCCTCAGGTGCCGCAATATGCCAAAGCCGATGCCCTTGTTGGGTATCCCGCGCAAACACTTTTTTACTTTCAACAGGGTTTTCACCCAATCATTCCCTTCTTCACTTTCCAGTAATACAGGGTACACCGTAGTAAACCAACCTACGGTACGCCCGATGCTCAACGACTTCACCACCTCTTCCCGGCCATGTCCTTCCAGTGCGATCATTACCTTATCAAGAGCAAATACTTCGCGTACGGCAAGTAGCAAGCCCGTCAACAGGATGTCGTTTATTTCTGTTTGATAAATGGTATTTACCCTGGTCAGTAATAACCCGGTTAGTTCCTTATCCAGTGAAAGCTCCATAGCCACCGCATCGCTGATAAGATTGGCGCCATCCGAAAAGTCGGGCTGAACATCCCTGACCGGCTGCCTGGCGATACCTGTCCAATAGGAAAGTTCTTTTGACAACAGATCGCCCGCAGCATACTGACGCAGTTGTAAGGCCCATTGGCGGAAGGAATCAGATTTGGCCGGCAATTGCACGGGGGCTCCTTTCTCCAGCTGGCTATACAAAGTGGAAAGGTCTTCCAATAGGATACGCCAGCTTACACCATCCACTACCAGGTGGTGTACTACCAGTAAAAACCGATCTCCGTCGGGTGCATGGAATATAGCGGCCTTGAGTAAAGGACCTTGCTGCAGATCAATGGATGCCTGCAGCCTTTCACACGCCTGCCCCATTGCTATTAATGGCGTACCCTCAGCAATAAGGTCGTGCTCTTCCAGGTAATACAAGTTATCCTCTACGGGTCGGTTGTATTGGATCCAATGCCCGTTCTCCTGCTGGTACCGCATGCGCAAAGCGTCGTGGTGTCTGGTGAGTTCCTGCAGGCATTTGTCCACTACCGCTTTTGCCATCCTGCTTTTACTATACAACAGCACCGATTGGTTATAATGATGCTTGTTTTGGTTCGCTTTATTAAAGAACCGGGCCTGCACAGGAGTAAGCGGTACATCACCTTGCTCGCTGCCTACTCCCGCAACCTGTGTTGCGCCCATTTGTAATTTGGTAGCTAATATTTCAATGACAGGAAACTCCAGGATATCCGTCACCTTTACCTGGATGCCTTGTTGCTTTAACCGGCTGGCCAGCATAATAGCTTTGATGGAATCACCACCGGCCTCAAAGAAACTTCCTTTAATACCGCCCGGTACTTCCCGTTTCAATACTTTTTCACAGCATTCCAGCAAAAGCTTTTCCTGTGTATTGGACGGAGCAGTATATACCACAGCATCGTCCATATCCTCTATTGAAGAGGGGTCGGGCAATGCTTTCTTATTTACCTTACCACCATCTGTGAGCGGCAGTTGTTCCATCCTTATGAAGTAGGATGGCATCATATAATCCGGCAGGTACTTCATTAATTGCTGTCGTATGGAAGCCGTGTCGGTATTTTGTGCGCTGGTAAACCAGGCCATTATACAGGCCCGCCCCAGGTGATCATTTCTAACGCCAGCCACCACCGTATCTACATCACTTAGTTGTAGCAAGGCATGTTCTATTTCGCCCAGTTCGATCCGGTATCCCCGCACTTTTACCTGTGCATCGGCCCTGCCCCTGTATTCTATGGTACCATCCGGCAACCACCGCCCAAGGTCTCCAGTGTGGTAAAGGCGGCTATATATATCGCCCTCATCCCGGTTGACAAACGGGTTCCTGATGAATCTTTCGGCTGTTCTTACTTTGTCGCCATAATACCCGTTGGCCAGACCAATGCCAGCGATCATGATCTCTCCCGTCACATTTACCGGTAGTAAGTTGCCGCCCGGATTCGTAATGTATATCCGGGTATTGGAGATGGGCCGTCCGATAGGGATCTTAGTATAATCATGATCCGTCAATGCGTGGTACACGCAGCCAATACTGGCTTCTGTAGGGCCGTACAGGTTGGTGAGCCGGATACCGGGAAATGCTTTCCTGAAGTAGTTGGCGGAAGAAACATGTATCTCTTCTCCCCCGATCACTATTTCGCGTAATGAACCAATATCATATTGCGTATTATTTTCCCGCATCTCGCTGACAAACTCGTTAAACAAAGAGGGAATGAAATCAGTCATGCTCACCTGATGATCACGTACCAATTCTGTAAAATATTCCAGGCCAAAGGCCTGCTTTTCAGAAGGGATAATACATTTTCCACCATTGATCAATGGCCAGAATAGTTGCCACACGGAGCTATCGAATATATGACGTGTAGTTCTTAATACAGACCTGGCCGCCTGCGCTCCAAAATAGTCATTCATCCATAAGAACCGGTTCAGGATACCCTTGTGGGGCACTACTACGCCCTTGGGCATGCCGGTGGAGCCTGAAGTATAAAACATGTAAATAGGCGCTGCTACGTGTGCACGCGCAACAAATAACCTGTCGTCGGTCAGCGCTTCGTGATCCACTACCAGGAAGTTGTTTGCCGGCGACAATTCGCTTCTGCGTAATCCCTCTTCATTCAACAGCACTACCGGCGACGCTATTTCGGACAACAACAATTGCAGCCTGCGTACCGGCCAGTTAATGCTGAGCGGTACAACCGCCGCACCGGTTTTTAATACAGCCAGAAATGCAACGGCAAAATCAATGCCCCTCGACATCAGCAACGGTACAAAACATCCTTCCGCCACCCCGGCTTCATCCAACTTATAAGCAAGGCTATCGGACCTTTTTTCCAATTCTCCATAATTGATGCTTATACCTTCAAACCATATCGCTTCTTCCCCAGGCGTTTTCGTAGCCTGTTCTGTAAACAGGTCTACAATGGTCTTGCTGAGATCGTATTGCCTGGCAGTCTGGTTAAATCTTTCCAGCAATTGTTGTTTTTCCTCACCCGTGAGGTAATCAACTTGGCTGATGGGTATTGATGGATGACTGACCACCGAGCGTACAAAATTCCGATAGTGCAATAATAATTGGGTGATCAGTTCTCTATCATATATATCGCGGTTAAAATTGATCTTGATGTGTACACTGTCAGCATGCTCCTGGAAATCAACCATCAGATCAAACTTGGCGGACTCTTCTCCCTCGTCGGTCACCTGGTTACCGGGCATCCTATGTGTACTGTCTGTCTGGTTCTGGGATACCACCATAATATCAAACAGCACCGACCGGCTTGGGTCTCTTTTC encodes:
- a CDS encoding cyclic peptide export ABC transporter, yielding MNIRKGHLRNYVLFSFLSMLAAVGSMGVIYMINQIINKYFTGTKVAASSYFIYFLGALVLFVVSRWLVSIAIIGFTQNLLIKTRMNVLEMVLRSPFQNVWKSKEKIFTALTRDTDIIVGASVTIVDILTNSAIALICFIYMGIIAWQLLLCMLVLLIVTLAIYFFYVGRARKLFIKAMTFQDTFIKYLNEILSGFKEITLEKQKGFDIADRHVKRSILSASALYRKAHVTFLNNRIIGIMSFYVFIGLLLLFLGNVFNIQDRVVVNFIFLILYVFGPIETLVLMIPSITQANASLKRINVIEAQMDVVDSDNAQGRPYPFFEELRLENICYQYRQEEEEGDRPFAIGPVGLSLSRGEVAFISGGNGSGKTTFLNILVGLFRADEGIVYVNGDRVEKDRWIDYQRLFAPVFNDYHLFDEFYGIPVVDVEKAQEYIRVFELERKVSVQKDKFSTVHLSAGQRKRLALIAAMLEKKPILVLDEFAADQDPPFKRKFYTEIIPYIRQEGFSMIAITHDDTYYAAADKLYKMDTGSLHTVIAGQEKPVYILS